The proteins below come from a single Chryseobacterium nepalense genomic window:
- a CDS encoding glycoside hydrolase family 10 protein, with protein MRINYLKLIILSGVFTSFMACSTQNNAVKASMPSKNTAKNKTSPPAGPKPEAVIPPDETFRTVLPEIKREFRGAWIASVANINWPSRNNLSVDQQKAEAISMLDMLKDNNFNAVIFQVRPSGDALYTSNIEPWSYFLTGKTGTAPYPNYDPLQFWIEEAHKRGLELHVWLNPYRAHHSNGGTPNSLSMVNKLSDIVIRLKNGMYWFDPANPKTQGHVSNVVKDIVKRYDIDAVHFDDYFYPYATYNKGADFPDNASWNEYLRNGGTLSRADWRRDNVNKFVERIYKEIHAEKNYVRFGISPFGIWKPGYPQGVVGSSQYDELYADAKLWLNKGWVDYFSPQLYWPVESKGQPFEPLLQWWKSENTLNRHLWPGLNTVEIRSSDRPAEIKNQINISRQVLGNNAGEIHWSIAGLTKNPGMLPALKNGPYKEKALVPKTPWLKAIPLQTPSLFINDNGSFIQVSWSTKNIKEVFQWVLFTQYNGIWETEILTLDQLSKEIPKSKDGKTLSAVAIKAIDRLGNESDYTAKQIK; from the coding sequence ATGAGAATAAATTACTTAAAACTAATCATATTATCAGGAGTTTTTACATCATTCATGGCTTGTTCCACACAGAATAATGCAGTAAAAGCTTCCATGCCTTCAAAAAATACCGCTAAAAATAAAACTTCACCGCCAGCCGGCCCAAAACCGGAAGCTGTAATTCCGCCCGATGAAACCTTCAGAACGGTGCTCCCTGAAATTAAAAGAGAATTCCGCGGCGCCTGGATTGCCAGTGTGGCCAACATCAACTGGCCTTCAAGAAATAACCTTTCCGTTGATCAGCAGAAGGCAGAAGCGATCAGCATGCTGGATATGCTGAAAGATAATAATTTCAATGCCGTGATCTTCCAGGTGAGACCTTCCGGCGATGCTTTGTACACCAGTAATATCGAACCTTGGTCCTACTTTCTGACAGGTAAGACCGGAACGGCGCCTTATCCCAATTATGATCCGCTGCAGTTCTGGATTGAAGAAGCCCATAAAAGAGGTCTCGAGCTTCACGTTTGGCTGAATCCTTACCGTGCCCATCATTCCAACGGAGGAACGCCCAACAGTTTGTCAATGGTAAACAAACTTTCGGACATTGTGATCAGATTGAAGAACGGAATGTACTGGTTTGATCCTGCTAATCCGAAAACCCAGGGCCACGTTTCCAATGTGGTGAAAGATATTGTAAAGCGTTATGATATTGATGCTGTTCATTTTGACGATTATTTTTATCCGTATGCTACCTACAACAAAGGAGCAGATTTTCCTGATAATGCAAGCTGGAACGAATATCTCAGAAACGGAGGGACATTATCAAGAGCAGATTGGCGAAGGGATAACGTAAACAAATTTGTGGAAAGGATCTATAAGGAAATCCATGCTGAGAAAAACTATGTCCGGTTCGGGATCAGTCCGTTCGGAATCTGGAAACCGGGTTATCCGCAGGGGGTTGTAGGCTCCTCTCAGTATGACGAATTATATGCTGATGCTAAATTATGGCTGAATAAAGGATGGGTAGATTATTTCTCGCCCCAGCTGTACTGGCCGGTAGAATCAAAAGGGCAGCCTTTTGAACCTTTATTGCAATGGTGGAAATCAGAAAATACCTTAAACCGTCATCTCTGGCCGGGATTGAATACCGTGGAAATAAGATCTTCTGACCGCCCAGCAGAAATTAAAAATCAGATTAATATTTCAAGACAGGTATTGGGAAATAATGCCGGCGAAATCCATTGGAGTATTGCCGGGCTCACTAAAAATCCGGGCATGCTTCCGGCACTAAAAAACGGACCTTATAAAGAGAAAGCCCTGGTTCCGAAAACACCCTGGCTGAAAGCGATACCTTTACAGACACCAAGCCTGTTCATTAATGATAACGGAAGTTTTATACAGGTAAGCTGGAGTACAAAAAATATAAAGGAGGTCTTCCAATGGGTACTCTTTACGCAGTACAACGGTATTTGGGAAACCGAAATCCTGACGCTTGATCAGCTTTCAAAAGAAATTCCGAAGTCTAAAGACGGAAAAACCTTAAGTGCAGTTGCTATAAAAGCTATCGACCGGTTAGGAAACGAAAGTGATTATACAGCAAAACAGATTAAATAA